In a single window of the Solea solea chromosome 14, fSolSol10.1, whole genome shotgun sequence genome:
- the mgarpa gene encoding fibrous sheath CABYR-binding protein isoform X3, whose protein sequence is MYSCRAAWQKCGPLARRAAHRLPRDVVPRRTMSSQTGSTKQAIGYTVACSGAFVGALALAYAMTNSDRYNERIAQMDARPKEWTPKPWPPKSAGDEEAAEEEEEEEEAAAEAEEEEAAAPADTEPDTVVEAVAEAVAEAAEVVVEAAEEVAEAAQEVEQVAEEVAQVAENIEEAAEAVAEPASVTAEEPESNVFPVAAASVSELKMAKSPAEAQPIEVTSLVEDVTKQEEAPVPVEVTTTEEASAPIEEAPVEVTSVEEPAPVVEEAPAPVVEEAPAQAVEEAPAPVVEVAPVVEEAPAPVVEEAPAPVEAAPVVEEASPSVVEEAPAPVEAAPVIEEAPAPVVEVAPVVEEAPAPVVMEAPAPVEEAPAPVEAAPVVEEAPAPVEEAPAPVEAAPVVEEAPAPVEEAPAPVEAAPVVEEAPAPVEEAPAPVEATPVVEEAPAPVEEAPAPVEAAPVVVEAPAPVEEAPVEAAPVVEEAPAPVEEAPAPVEAAPVVEEAPVPVEEAPVPVEAAPVVEEAPVPVEEAPAPVEAAPVVEEAPAPVEEAPAPVEAAPVVEEAPAPVEEAPVEAAPVVEEAPAPVEEAPAPVEAAPVVEEAPVPVEEAPVPVEAAPVVEEAPVPVEEAPAPVEAAPVVEEAPAPVEEAPVEAAPVVEEAPAPVEEAPAPVEAAPVVEEAPAPVEEAPAPVEAAPVVEEAPAPVEEAPAQVVEEALAEEPVTTTAAEEDIDAAPALVASLGEDPKKEYIVVVLEGAPKEEKRPRVLGVGPMTGRIIPAPDDEEAPASEGTRRLLKMQMQ, encoded by the exons TTGTGCCACGGCGGACGATGTCCTCACAGACTGGTAGTACCAAGCAAGCCATAGGCTACACCGTAGCGTGCAGTGGAGCCTTTGTCGGCGCTTTAGCATTG GCGTACGCCATGACAAATTCTGACCGGTACAACGAACGCATCGCACAAATGGATGCCAGACCCAAGGAGTGGACACCAAAGCCATGGCCACCTAAGA GTGCAGGCGATGAAGAGG ctgcagaggaggaggaggaggaggaggaggcggcagctgaggctgaggaagaggaggctgctGCACCTGCTGATACTGAGCCAGACACTGTGGTGGAGGCTGTTGCTGAGGCAGTAGCGGAGGCTGCTGAAGTGGTCGTGGAGGCAGCGGAGGAAGTCGCTGAGGCTGCACAGGAGGTGGAGCAAGTCGCGGAAGAAGTGGCCCAAGTGGCAGAAAATATTGAGGAGGCTGCCGAGGCCGTCGCAGAACCTGCCTCCGTCACTGCCGAGGAGCCCGAAAGCAACG tgttTCCGGTAGCTGCCGCTAGTGTATCAGAACTGAAGATGGCCAAATCACCAGCAGAAGCACAGCCCATTGAAGTAACTTCTCTAGTTGAAGATGTTACTAAACAAGAAGAGGCTCCTGTACCAGTAGAGGttacaacaacagaagaagcaTCTGCACCAATCGAAGAGGCACCAGTTGAAGTTACATCTGTGGAGGAACCTGCGCCAGTTGTGGAGGAGGCACCTGCGCCAGTTGTGGAGGAGGCACCTGCGCAAGCTGTTGAGGAAGCCCCTGCACCAGTTGTTGAGGTTGCCCCAGTTGTTGAGGAG GCCCCTGCACCAGTTGTTGAGGAAGCACCTGCACCAGTGGAGGCTGCCCCAGTTGTTGAGGAGGCCTCTCCATCAGTTGTTGAGGAAGCACCTGCACCGGTGGAGGCTGCCCCAGTTATTGAGGAGGCCCCTGCACCCGTTGTTGAGG TGGCACCCGTTGTTGAGGAGGCCCCTGCACCCGTTGTTATGGAGGCCCCTGCACCCGTTGAGGAAGCACCTGCACCAGTGGAGGCCGCCCCAGTTGTTGAGGAGGCCCCTGCACCAGTTGAGGAAGCACCTGCACCAGTGGAGGCCGCCCCAGTTGTTGAGGAGGCCCCTGCACCAGTTGAGGAAGCACCTGCACCAGTGGAGGCCGCCCCAGTTGTTGAGGAGGCCCCTGCACCAGTTGAGGAAGCACCTGCACCAGTGGAGGCCACCCCAGTTGTTGAGGAGGCCCCTGCACCAGTTGAGGAAGCACCTGCACCAGTGGAGGCAGCCCCAGTTGTTGTGGAGGCCCCTGCACCAGTTGAGGAAGCACCAGTGGAGGCCGCCCCAGTTGTTGAGGAGGCCCCTGCACCAGTTGAGGAAGCACCTGCACCAGTGGAGGCCGCCCCAGTTGTTGAGGAGGCCCCTGTACCAGTTGAGGAAGCACCTGTACCAGTGGAGGCCGCCCCAGTTGTTGAGGAGGCCCCTGTACCAGTTGAGGAAGCACCTGCACCAGTGGAGGCCGCCCCAGTTGTTGAGGAGGCCCCTGCACCAGTTGAGGAAGCACCTGCACCAGTGGAGGCAGCCCCAGTTGTTGAGGAGGCCCCTGCACCAGTTGAGGAAGCACCAGTGGAGGCCGCCCCAGTTGTTGAGGAGGCCCCTGCACCAGTTGAGGAAGCACCTGCACCAGTGGAGGCCGCCCCAGTTGTTGAGGAGGCCCCTGTACCAGTTGAGGAAGCACCTGTACCAGTGGAGGCCGCCCCAGTTGTTGAGGAGGCCCCTGTACCAGTTGAGGAAGCACCTGCACCAGTGGAGGCCGCCCCAGTTGTTGAGGAGGCCCCTGCACCAGTTGAGGAAGCACCAGTGGAGGCCGCCCCAGTTGTTGAGGAGGCCCCTGCACCAGTTGAGGAAGCACCTGCACCAGTGGAGGCCGCCCCAGTTGTTGAGGAGGCCCCTGCACCAGTTGAGGAAGCACCTGCACCAGTGGAGGCCGCCCCAGTTGTTGAGGAGGCCCCTGCACCAGTTGAGGAAGCACCTGCACAAGTTGTTGAGGAGGCACTAGCTGAAGAGCCAGTCACTACTACAGCCGCTGAAGAAGATATTGATGCAGCTCCAGCTCTAGTGGCCTCTCTGGGCGAAGATCCCAAGAAAGAGTACATAGTTGTTGTTCTGGAAGGAGCACctaaagaagaaaagaggccCAGGGTGCTGGGGGTGGGGCCCATGACTGGTAGAATCATCCCAGCTCCAGATGATGAAGAGGCTCCTGCTTCTGAG GGTACGCGACGTCTTCTAAAGATGCAAATGCAGTAG
- the mgarpa gene encoding fibrous sheath CABYR-binding protein isoform X4, translating into MYSCRAAWQKCGPLARRAAHRLPRDVVPRRTMSSQTGSTKQAIGYTVACSGAFVGALALAYAMTNSDRYNERIAQMDARPKEWTPKPWPPKSAGDEEAAEEEEEEEEAAAEAEEEEAAAPADTEPDTVVEAVAEAVAEAAEVVVEAAEEVAEAAQEVEQVAEEVAQVAENIEEAAEAVAEPASVTAEEPESNVFPVAAASVSELKMAKSPAEAQPIEVTSLVEDVTKQEEAPVPVEVTTTEEASAPIEEAPVEVTSVEEPAPVVEEAPAPVVEEAPAQAVEEAPAPVVEVAPVVEEAPAPVEAVPVVEAPAPVVEEAPAPVEAAPVVEEASPSVVEEAPAPVEAAPVIEEAPAPVEEAPAPVEAAPVVEEAPAPVEEAPAPVEAAPVVEEAPAPVEEAPAPVEAAPVVEEAPAPVEEAPAPVEATPVVEEAPAPVEEAPAPVEAAPVVVEAPAPVEEAPVEAAPVVEEAPAPVEEAPAPVEAAPVVEEAPVPVEEAPVPVEAAPVVEEAPVPVEEAPAPVEAAPVVEEAPAPVEEAPAPVEAAPVVEEAPAPVEEAPVEAAPVVEEAPAPVEEAPAPVEAAPVVEEAPVPVEEAPVPVEAAPVVEEAPVPVEEAPAPVEAAPVVEEAPAPVEEAPVEAAPVVEEAPAPVEEAPAPVEAAPVVEEAPAPVEEAPAPVEAAPVVEEAPAPVEEAPAQVVEEALAEEPVTTTAAEEDIDAAPALVASLGEDPKKEYIVVVLEGAPKEEKRPRVLGVGPMTGRIIPAPDDEEAPASEGTRRLLKMQMQ; encoded by the exons TTGTGCCACGGCGGACGATGTCCTCACAGACTGGTAGTACCAAGCAAGCCATAGGCTACACCGTAGCGTGCAGTGGAGCCTTTGTCGGCGCTTTAGCATTG GCGTACGCCATGACAAATTCTGACCGGTACAACGAACGCATCGCACAAATGGATGCCAGACCCAAGGAGTGGACACCAAAGCCATGGCCACCTAAGA GTGCAGGCGATGAAGAGG ctgcagaggaggaggaggaggaggaggaggcggcagctgaggctgaggaagaggaggctgctGCACCTGCTGATACTGAGCCAGACACTGTGGTGGAGGCTGTTGCTGAGGCAGTAGCGGAGGCTGCTGAAGTGGTCGTGGAGGCAGCGGAGGAAGTCGCTGAGGCTGCACAGGAGGTGGAGCAAGTCGCGGAAGAAGTGGCCCAAGTGGCAGAAAATATTGAGGAGGCTGCCGAGGCCGTCGCAGAACCTGCCTCCGTCACTGCCGAGGAGCCCGAAAGCAACG tgttTCCGGTAGCTGCCGCTAGTGTATCAGAACTGAAGATGGCCAAATCACCAGCAGAAGCACAGCCCATTGAAGTAACTTCTCTAGTTGAAGATGTTACTAAACAAGAAGAGGCTCCTGTACCAGTAGAGGttacaacaacagaagaagcaTCTGCACCAATCGAAGAGGCACCAGTTGAAGTTACATCTGTGGAGGAACCTGCGCCAGTTGTGGAGGAGGCACCTGCGCCAGTTGTGGAGGAGGCACCTGCGCAAGCTGTTGAGGAAGCCCCTGCACCAGTTGTTGAGGTTGCCCCAGTTGTTGAGGAGGCCCCTGCACCAGTAGAGGCTGTCCCAGTTGTTGAGGCCCCTGCACCAGTTGTTGAGGAAGCACCTGCACCAGTGGAGGCTGCCCCAGTTGTTGAGGAGGCCTCTCCATCAGTTGTTGAGGAAGCACCTGCACCGGTGGAGGCTGCCCCAGTTATTGAGGAG GCCCCTGCACCCGTTGAGGAAGCACCTGCACCAGTGGAGGCCGCCCCAGTTGTTGAGGAGGCCCCTGCACCAGTTGAGGAAGCACCTGCACCAGTGGAGGCCGCCCCAGTTGTTGAGGAGGCCCCTGCACCAGTTGAGGAAGCACCTGCACCAGTGGAGGCCGCCCCAGTTGTTGAGGAGGCCCCTGCACCAGTTGAGGAAGCACCTGCACCAGTGGAGGCCACCCCAGTTGTTGAGGAGGCCCCTGCACCAGTTGAGGAAGCACCTGCACCAGTGGAGGCAGCCCCAGTTGTTGTGGAGGCCCCTGCACCAGTTGAGGAAGCACCAGTGGAGGCCGCCCCAGTTGTTGAGGAGGCCCCTGCACCAGTTGAGGAAGCACCTGCACCAGTGGAGGCCGCCCCAGTTGTTGAGGAGGCCCCTGTACCAGTTGAGGAAGCACCTGTACCAGTGGAGGCCGCCCCAGTTGTTGAGGAGGCCCCTGTACCAGTTGAGGAAGCACCTGCACCAGTGGAGGCCGCCCCAGTTGTTGAGGAGGCCCCTGCACCAGTTGAGGAAGCACCTGCACCAGTGGAGGCAGCCCCAGTTGTTGAGGAGGCCCCTGCACCAGTTGAGGAAGCACCAGTGGAGGCCGCCCCAGTTGTTGAGGAGGCCCCTGCACCAGTTGAGGAAGCACCTGCACCAGTGGAGGCCGCCCCAGTTGTTGAGGAGGCCCCTGTACCAGTTGAGGAAGCACCTGTACCAGTGGAGGCCGCCCCAGTTGTTGAGGAGGCCCCTGTACCAGTTGAGGAAGCACCTGCACCAGTGGAGGCCGCCCCAGTTGTTGAGGAGGCCCCTGCACCAGTTGAGGAAGCACCAGTGGAGGCCGCCCCAGTTGTTGAGGAGGCCCCTGCACCAGTTGAGGAAGCACCTGCACCAGTGGAGGCCGCCCCAGTTGTTGAGGAGGCCCCTGCACCAGTTGAGGAAGCACCTGCACCAGTGGAGGCCGCCCCAGTTGTTGAGGAGGCCCCTGCACCAGTTGAGGAAGCACCTGCACAAGTTGTTGAGGAGGCACTAGCTGAAGAGCCAGTCACTACTACAGCCGCTGAAGAAGATATTGATGCAGCTCCAGCTCTAGTGGCCTCTCTGGGCGAAGATCCCAAGAAAGAGTACATAGTTGTTGTTCTGGAAGGAGCACctaaagaagaaaagaggccCAGGGTGCTGGGGGTGGGGCCCATGACTGGTAGAATCATCCCAGCTCCAGATGATGAAGAGGCTCCTGCTTCTGAG GGTACGCGACGTCTTCTAAAGATGCAAATGCAGTAG
- the mgarpa gene encoding fibrous sheath CABYR-binding protein isoform X2: MYSCRAAWQKCGPLARRAAHRLPRDVVPRRTMSSQTGSTKQAIGYTVACSGAFVGALALAYAMTNSDRYNERIAQMDARPKEWTPKPWPPKSAGDEEAAEEEEEEEEAAAEAEEEEAAAPADTEPDTVVEAVAEAVAEAAEVVVEAAEEVAEAAQEVEQVAEEVAQVAENIEEAAEAVAEPASVTAEEPESNVFPVAAASVSELKMAKSPAEAQPIEVTSLVEDVTKQEEAPVPVEVTTTEEASAPIEEAPVEVTSVEEPAPVVEEAPAPVVEEAPAQAVEEAPAPVVEVAPVVEEAPAPVEAVPVVEAPAPVVEEAPAPVEAAPVVEEASPSVVEEAPAPVEAAPVIEEAPAPVVEVAPVVEEAPAPVVMEAPAPVEEAPAPVEAAPVVEEAPAPVEEAPAPVEAAPVVEEAPAPVEEAPAPVEAAPVVEEAPAPVEEAPAPVEATPVVEEAPAPVEEAPAPVEAAPVVVEAPAPVEEAPVEAAPVVEEAPAPVEEAPAPVEAAPVVEEAPVPVEEAPVPVEAAPVVEEAPVPVEEAPAPVEAAPVVEEAPAPVEEAPAPVEAAPVVEEAPAPVEEAPVEAAPVVEEAPAPVEEAPAPVEAAPVVEEAPVPVEEAPVPVEAAPVVEEAPVPVEEAPAPVEAAPVVEEAPAPVEEAPVEAAPVVEEAPAPVEEAPAPVEAAPVVEEAPAPVEEAPAPVEAAPVVEEAPAPVEEAPAQVVEEALAEEPVTTTAAEEDIDAAPALVASLGEDPKKEYIVVVLEGAPKEEKRPRVLGVGPMTGRIIPAPDDEEAPASE, encoded by the exons TTGTGCCACGGCGGACGATGTCCTCACAGACTGGTAGTACCAAGCAAGCCATAGGCTACACCGTAGCGTGCAGTGGAGCCTTTGTCGGCGCTTTAGCATTG GCGTACGCCATGACAAATTCTGACCGGTACAACGAACGCATCGCACAAATGGATGCCAGACCCAAGGAGTGGACACCAAAGCCATGGCCACCTAAGA GTGCAGGCGATGAAGAGG ctgcagaggaggaggaggaggaggaggaggcggcagctgaggctgaggaagaggaggctgctGCACCTGCTGATACTGAGCCAGACACTGTGGTGGAGGCTGTTGCTGAGGCAGTAGCGGAGGCTGCTGAAGTGGTCGTGGAGGCAGCGGAGGAAGTCGCTGAGGCTGCACAGGAGGTGGAGCAAGTCGCGGAAGAAGTGGCCCAAGTGGCAGAAAATATTGAGGAGGCTGCCGAGGCCGTCGCAGAACCTGCCTCCGTCACTGCCGAGGAGCCCGAAAGCAACG tgttTCCGGTAGCTGCCGCTAGTGTATCAGAACTGAAGATGGCCAAATCACCAGCAGAAGCACAGCCCATTGAAGTAACTTCTCTAGTTGAAGATGTTACTAAACAAGAAGAGGCTCCTGTACCAGTAGAGGttacaacaacagaagaagcaTCTGCACCAATCGAAGAGGCACCAGTTGAAGTTACATCTGTGGAGGAACCTGCGCCAGTTGTGGAGGAGGCACCTGCGCCAGTTGTGGAGGAGGCACCTGCGCAAGCTGTTGAGGAAGCCCCTGCACCAGTTGTTGAGGTTGCCCCAGTTGTTGAGGAGGCCCCTGCACCAGTAGAGGCTGTCCCAGTTGTTGAGGCCCCTGCACCAGTTGTTGAGGAAGCACCTGCACCAGTGGAGGCTGCCCCAGTTGTTGAGGAGGCCTCTCCATCAGTTGTTGAGGAAGCACCTGCACCGGTGGAGGCTGCCCCAGTTATTGAGGAGGCCCCTGCACCCGTTGTTGAGG TGGCACCCGTTGTTGAGGAGGCCCCTGCACCCGTTGTTATGGAGGCCCCTGCACCCGTTGAGGAAGCACCTGCACCAGTGGAGGCCGCCCCAGTTGTTGAGGAGGCCCCTGCACCAGTTGAGGAAGCACCTGCACCAGTGGAGGCCGCCCCAGTTGTTGAGGAGGCCCCTGCACCAGTTGAGGAAGCACCTGCACCAGTGGAGGCCGCCCCAGTTGTTGAGGAGGCCCCTGCACCAGTTGAGGAAGCACCTGCACCAGTGGAGGCCACCCCAGTTGTTGAGGAGGCCCCTGCACCAGTTGAGGAAGCACCTGCACCAGTGGAGGCAGCCCCAGTTGTTGTGGAGGCCCCTGCACCAGTTGAGGAAGCACCAGTGGAGGCCGCCCCAGTTGTTGAGGAGGCCCCTGCACCAGTTGAGGAAGCACCTGCACCAGTGGAGGCCGCCCCAGTTGTTGAGGAGGCCCCTGTACCAGTTGAGGAAGCACCTGTACCAGTGGAGGCCGCCCCAGTTGTTGAGGAGGCCCCTGTACCAGTTGAGGAAGCACCTGCACCAGTGGAGGCCGCCCCAGTTGTTGAGGAGGCCCCTGCACCAGTTGAGGAAGCACCTGCACCAGTGGAGGCAGCCCCAGTTGTTGAGGAGGCCCCTGCACCAGTTGAGGAAGCACCAGTGGAGGCCGCCCCAGTTGTTGAGGAGGCCCCTGCACCAGTTGAGGAAGCACCTGCACCAGTGGAGGCCGCCCCAGTTGTTGAGGAGGCCCCTGTACCAGTTGAGGAAGCACCTGTACCAGTGGAGGCCGCCCCAGTTGTTGAGGAGGCCCCTGTACCAGTTGAGGAAGCACCTGCACCAGTGGAGGCCGCCCCAGTTGTTGAGGAGGCCCCTGCACCAGTTGAGGAAGCACCAGTGGAGGCCGCCCCAGTTGTTGAGGAGGCCCCTGCACCAGTTGAGGAAGCACCTGCACCAGTGGAGGCCGCCCCAGTTGTTGAGGAGGCCCCTGCACCAGTTGAGGAAGCACCTGCACCAGTGGAGGCCGCCCCAGTTGTTGAGGAGGCCCCTGCACCAGTTGAGGAAGCACCTGCACAAGTTGTTGAGGAGGCACTAGCTGAAGAGCCAGTCACTACTACAGCCGCTGAAGAAGATATTGATGCAGCTCCAGCTCTAGTGGCCTCTCTGGGCGAAGATCCCAAGAAAGAGTACATAGTTGTTGTTCTGGAAGGAGCACctaaagaagaaaagaggccCAGGGTGCTGGGGGTGGGGCCCATGACTGGTAGAATCATCCCAGCTCCAGATGATGAAGAGGCTCCTGCTTCTGAG
- the mgarpa gene encoding fibrous sheath CABYR-binding protein isoform X1 — MYSCRAAWQKCGPLARRAAHRLPRDVVPRRTMSSQTGSTKQAIGYTVACSGAFVGALALAYAMTNSDRYNERIAQMDARPKEWTPKPWPPKSAGDEEAAEEEEEEEEAAAEAEEEEAAAPADTEPDTVVEAVAEAVAEAAEVVVEAAEEVAEAAQEVEQVAEEVAQVAENIEEAAEAVAEPASVTAEEPESNVFPVAAASVSELKMAKSPAEAQPIEVTSLVEDVTKQEEAPVPVEVTTTEEASAPIEEAPVEVTSVEEPAPVVEEAPAPVVEEAPAQAVEEAPAPVVEVAPVVEEAPAPVEAVPVVEAPAPVVEEAPAPVEAAPVVEEASPSVVEEAPAPVEAAPVIEEAPAPVVEVAPVVEEAPAPVVMEAPAPVEEAPAPVEAAPVVEEAPAPVEEAPAPVEAAPVVEEAPAPVEEAPAPVEAAPVVEEAPAPVEEAPAPVEATPVVEEAPAPVEEAPAPVEAAPVVVEAPAPVEEAPVEAAPVVEEAPAPVEEAPAPVEAAPVVEEAPVPVEEAPVPVEAAPVVEEAPVPVEEAPAPVEAAPVVEEAPAPVEEAPAPVEAAPVVEEAPAPVEEAPVEAAPVVEEAPAPVEEAPAPVEAAPVVEEAPVPVEEAPVPVEAAPVVEEAPVPVEEAPAPVEAAPVVEEAPAPVEEAPVEAAPVVEEAPAPVEEAPAPVEAAPVVEEAPAPVEEAPAPVEAAPVVEEAPAPVEEAPAQVVEEALAEEPVTTTAAEEDIDAAPALVASLGEDPKKEYIVVVLEGAPKEEKRPRVLGVGPMTGRIIPAPDDEEAPASEGTRRLLKMQMQ; from the exons TTGTGCCACGGCGGACGATGTCCTCACAGACTGGTAGTACCAAGCAAGCCATAGGCTACACCGTAGCGTGCAGTGGAGCCTTTGTCGGCGCTTTAGCATTG GCGTACGCCATGACAAATTCTGACCGGTACAACGAACGCATCGCACAAATGGATGCCAGACCCAAGGAGTGGACACCAAAGCCATGGCCACCTAAGA GTGCAGGCGATGAAGAGG ctgcagaggaggaggaggaggaggaggaggcggcagctgaggctgaggaagaggaggctgctGCACCTGCTGATACTGAGCCAGACACTGTGGTGGAGGCTGTTGCTGAGGCAGTAGCGGAGGCTGCTGAAGTGGTCGTGGAGGCAGCGGAGGAAGTCGCTGAGGCTGCACAGGAGGTGGAGCAAGTCGCGGAAGAAGTGGCCCAAGTGGCAGAAAATATTGAGGAGGCTGCCGAGGCCGTCGCAGAACCTGCCTCCGTCACTGCCGAGGAGCCCGAAAGCAACG tgttTCCGGTAGCTGCCGCTAGTGTATCAGAACTGAAGATGGCCAAATCACCAGCAGAAGCACAGCCCATTGAAGTAACTTCTCTAGTTGAAGATGTTACTAAACAAGAAGAGGCTCCTGTACCAGTAGAGGttacaacaacagaagaagcaTCTGCACCAATCGAAGAGGCACCAGTTGAAGTTACATCTGTGGAGGAACCTGCGCCAGTTGTGGAGGAGGCACCTGCGCCAGTTGTGGAGGAGGCACCTGCGCAAGCTGTTGAGGAAGCCCCTGCACCAGTTGTTGAGGTTGCCCCAGTTGTTGAGGAGGCCCCTGCACCAGTAGAGGCTGTCCCAGTTGTTGAGGCCCCTGCACCAGTTGTTGAGGAAGCACCTGCACCAGTGGAGGCTGCCCCAGTTGTTGAGGAGGCCTCTCCATCAGTTGTTGAGGAAGCACCTGCACCGGTGGAGGCTGCCCCAGTTATTGAGGAGGCCCCTGCACCCGTTGTTGAGG TGGCACCCGTTGTTGAGGAGGCCCCTGCACCCGTTGTTATGGAGGCCCCTGCACCCGTTGAGGAAGCACCTGCACCAGTGGAGGCCGCCCCAGTTGTTGAGGAGGCCCCTGCACCAGTTGAGGAAGCACCTGCACCAGTGGAGGCCGCCCCAGTTGTTGAGGAGGCCCCTGCACCAGTTGAGGAAGCACCTGCACCAGTGGAGGCCGCCCCAGTTGTTGAGGAGGCCCCTGCACCAGTTGAGGAAGCACCTGCACCAGTGGAGGCCACCCCAGTTGTTGAGGAGGCCCCTGCACCAGTTGAGGAAGCACCTGCACCAGTGGAGGCAGCCCCAGTTGTTGTGGAGGCCCCTGCACCAGTTGAGGAAGCACCAGTGGAGGCCGCCCCAGTTGTTGAGGAGGCCCCTGCACCAGTTGAGGAAGCACCTGCACCAGTGGAGGCCGCCCCAGTTGTTGAGGAGGCCCCTGTACCAGTTGAGGAAGCACCTGTACCAGTGGAGGCCGCCCCAGTTGTTGAGGAGGCCCCTGTACCAGTTGAGGAAGCACCTGCACCAGTGGAGGCCGCCCCAGTTGTTGAGGAGGCCCCTGCACCAGTTGAGGAAGCACCTGCACCAGTGGAGGCAGCCCCAGTTGTTGAGGAGGCCCCTGCACCAGTTGAGGAAGCACCAGTGGAGGCCGCCCCAGTTGTTGAGGAGGCCCCTGCACCAGTTGAGGAAGCACCTGCACCAGTGGAGGCCGCCCCAGTTGTTGAGGAGGCCCCTGTACCAGTTGAGGAAGCACCTGTACCAGTGGAGGCCGCCCCAGTTGTTGAGGAGGCCCCTGTACCAGTTGAGGAAGCACCTGCACCAGTGGAGGCCGCCCCAGTTGTTGAGGAGGCCCCTGCACCAGTTGAGGAAGCACCAGTGGAGGCCGCCCCAGTTGTTGAGGAGGCCCCTGCACCAGTTGAGGAAGCACCTGCACCAGTGGAGGCCGCCCCAGTTGTTGAGGAGGCCCCTGCACCAGTTGAGGAAGCACCTGCACCAGTGGAGGCCGCCCCAGTTGTTGAGGAGGCCCCTGCACCAGTTGAGGAAGCACCTGCACAAGTTGTTGAGGAGGCACTAGCTGAAGAGCCAGTCACTACTACAGCCGCTGAAGAAGATATTGATGCAGCTCCAGCTCTAGTGGCCTCTCTGGGCGAAGATCCCAAGAAAGAGTACATAGTTGTTGTTCTGGAAGGAGCACctaaagaagaaaagaggccCAGGGTGCTGGGGGTGGGGCCCATGACTGGTAGAATCATCCCAGCTCCAGATGATGAAGAGGCTCCTGCTTCTGAG GGTACGCGACGTCTTCTAAAGATGCAAATGCAGTAG